The following coding sequences lie in one Candidatus Planktophila sulfonica genomic window:
- a CDS encoding enoyl-CoA hydratase-related protein, translating to MTEITTSRQGQILVIRFNRPEKMNAITRGMYGELAQQLNQAAEDESIRCVVITSEGDHFTAGNDIRDFMSNPPTEADSDVAKFLGSLLEFPKPLLAAVKGNAVGVGTTMLLHCDVVVASPSANFSMPFTSLGLVPEAGSTKLFPELVGYQRAAKIFMTGESFSADAALQMGMIASIAGDPETEALEIAEKIAEQPPKAIMNTKALMKANKHDAVAHVMLAEFQLFALALQSEEAAEAFMKFMAKKGK from the coding sequence ATGACGGAAATCACGACCTCCAGACAAGGGCAGATCCTTGTTATTCGCTTCAATCGCCCAGAAAAGATGAATGCGATTACTCGGGGAATGTATGGCGAGCTAGCTCAACAGCTCAACCAGGCGGCCGAAGATGAATCCATTCGTTGTGTCGTAATCACCAGCGAAGGCGATCACTTCACAGCAGGAAATGACATTCGAGACTTCATGTCGAACCCACCTACTGAAGCAGATTCCGATGTTGCTAAATTTCTCGGCTCTCTACTCGAGTTCCCAAAACCACTTCTAGCTGCAGTAAAAGGAAATGCCGTAGGAGTTGGCACCACAATGCTTCTACATTGCGATGTTGTCGTTGCTTCTCCAAGCGCAAATTTCTCAATGCCATTCACCTCACTTGGCCTCGTGCCTGAAGCTGGGTCTACCAAGTTATTTCCTGAATTAGTTGGATATCAACGAGCTGCAAAGATATTCATGACAGGTGAATCCTTCTCTGCCGATGCAGCCCTCCAGATGGGAATGATTGCCAGCATCGCGGGGGATCCCGAAACTGAAGCTCTAGAAATCGCAGAGAAGATTGCTGAACAACCGCCGAAGGCGATTATGAATACTAAAGCGCTTATGAAGGCCAATAAGCATGATGCAGTAGCTCATGTGATGCTCGCTGAGTTCCAGCTCTTTGCTCTCGCTCTTCAATCCGAAGAAGCGGCAGAAGCATTTATGAAGTTCATGGCAAAGAAGGGAAAGTAA
- a CDS encoding DNA alkylation repair protein: MTYNKEFVATLKPQLSALGNRTAAIGAQSYMKDIAPFLGVKTPERRSLVKKIAREFDLPTSDELAQTARALWKLEEREFHYAAFDLIQIHIDQANKKFLEEHVEYLITHKSWWDTVDGLGSAAVSPLTDKYGCEKLIEKWNKSENIWLVRSAIQHQRGRRFEADNKLILRYCHEHADSKEFFIVKAIGWALRDMAKVSPRDVRNFLRDHPELGRVAVREAERGLGRS, translated from the coding sequence GTGACATACAACAAAGAGTTCGTTGCAACTTTGAAACCTCAGCTCTCAGCCCTAGGAAATCGCACCGCGGCAATTGGTGCGCAAAGTTATATGAAAGATATCGCCCCATTTCTTGGAGTTAAAACCCCGGAACGGAGATCTCTGGTCAAGAAGATTGCTCGAGAATTCGACCTTCCGACAAGCGATGAATTGGCACAGACCGCTCGTGCGCTCTGGAAGTTGGAAGAGCGCGAGTTTCACTATGCTGCCTTCGATCTCATTCAAATCCATATCGATCAGGCGAATAAGAAATTTCTTGAAGAACATGTCGAGTATTTGATTACACATAAATCTTGGTGGGATACCGTCGATGGCCTTGGTTCGGCCGCCGTTTCTCCTCTGACCGATAAGTATGGATGCGAGAAGTTGATTGAGAAGTGGAATAAATCTGAGAACATCTGGCTCGTTAGATCTGCGATACAGCATCAACGTGGCAGAAGGTTCGAAGCAGACAATAAGTTGATTCTTCGATACTGCCACGAACATGCTGATTCAAAAGAGTTCTTCATCGTGAAAGCAATTGGATGGGCCCTCCGCGATATGGCGAAGGTTTCTCCTCGCGATGTTCGAAATTTCTTAAGAGATCATCCGGAATTGGGTCGAGTTGCTGTTCGCGAAGCAGAACGAGGTTTAGGCCGGAGTTGA
- a CDS encoding purine-cytosine permease family protein, protein MNLELNGTNVIRESERRGKASSLFWPWCGANVSLLALSYGSFFLGFGISFWQATIAAFLGTVLSFLLVGVSSLAGKKSNAPTMVISRATFGVKGNLIPGALSYLIFVGWETVLVSLATLATGTVFIRLGGIEHNVAMVIGFVIAVSLTVSAGVLGFEAIMKLQKYITSITVVATLIYIALTISKVDWNVISSMKNGNSQAFIGALIFGATGIGLGWVNSAADYSRYLPRTVSNRSVVFWTVFGASIVPIILVTYGAALSGSSEELAGAIATDPIGALTTILPTWYLIIFALVAILGLVGGAILDLYSSGMTLISIGLPVKRHIAASIDSVLMLIGTIYFVWVADNFFFPFQGLLITLGVPVATWSAIFVTDVLMRKSYDEADLYRTDGIYRSWNFGSIAVMAVGTVVGWGFVTNSFASWLSWQGYFLGVLGGKEGSWAYANLGIFFALIIGFVGHFFTGRRAIARHENV, encoded by the coding sequence ATGAACTTAGAATTAAACGGAACCAACGTCATTCGCGAGAGCGAGAGACGAGGTAAGGCTTCCTCACTCTTCTGGCCATGGTGTGGTGCAAACGTTTCGCTTCTAGCTCTCTCGTACGGTTCATTCTTTCTTGGATTTGGTATCTCTTTCTGGCAGGCAACGATCGCAGCCTTCCTCGGAACGGTACTTTCCTTCTTACTTGTTGGGGTTAGTTCACTTGCTGGCAAGAAATCGAATGCACCAACGATGGTGATATCCCGCGCAACTTTCGGAGTGAAGGGAAACCTCATTCCGGGTGCACTGTCTTATCTCATCTTCGTCGGGTGGGAGACAGTTTTAGTCTCACTAGCAACGCTTGCTACAGGAACAGTATTTATCCGTCTCGGCGGCATTGAACATAACGTCGCGATGGTTATTGGCTTTGTTATCGCCGTTTCGCTGACTGTTTCAGCTGGAGTACTCGGTTTCGAAGCAATCATGAAGTTGCAGAAATACATCACCTCAATCACTGTTGTCGCAACTCTTATTTACATCGCACTGACAATCTCTAAGGTTGACTGGAATGTAATCTCGTCAATGAAGAATGGAAATAGTCAGGCATTTATCGGCGCTCTTATATTCGGGGCAACGGGCATTGGCCTTGGTTGGGTCAATTCAGCGGCAGATTATTCGCGCTACTTGCCACGAACCGTTTCAAACCGTTCTGTAGTTTTCTGGACCGTTTTTGGAGCCTCAATCGTTCCGATAATTCTCGTAACTTATGGAGCCGCGCTATCTGGCAGTAGCGAAGAACTTGCTGGAGCTATTGCAACAGACCCAATCGGAGCGCTGACAACAATTTTGCCCACCTGGTATCTGATTATTTTCGCACTTGTCGCAATCCTTGGTTTAGTCGGGGGAGCAATTTTAGATCTTTACTCTTCGGGGATGACTCTGATTTCAATTGGACTTCCTGTGAAGAGACATATTGCAGCATCGATTGATTCGGTACTTATGCTTATCGGAACCATCTATTTTGTCTGGGTCGCAGATAACTTCTTCTTCCCATTCCAAGGGTTACTCATCACTCTCGGAGTACCTGTAGCAACGTGGTCTGCAATATTTGTAACAGATGTCTTGATGCGAAAGAGTTACGACGAAGCAGATCTTTATAGAACTGATGGAATATACAGATCTTGGAATTTCGGTTCGATTGCCGTGATGGCCGTGGGAACAGTTGTCGGATGGGGCTTTGTCACTAATAGTTTTGCAAGCTGGCTATCTTGGCAAGGTTACTTCCTAGGTGTCCTCGGCGGTAAAGAAGGATCTTGGGCTTATGCCAATCTTGGAATCTTCTTTGCTCTCATCATCGGTTTTGTGGGTCATTTCTTTACTGGGCGACGCGCTATTGCGCGACATGAAAACGTTTAA
- a CDS encoding PadR family transcriptional regulator — MRSRSESLEFALLGLLEEGPLHGYELRKRLMAIFGPFRALSFSVLYPQLKKMVISEVIEAKEIGVTSRRTRIVYTITKKGSQRFEELNSAVTADAWEDEGFGIRFAFFSPTTTMNRVRILEGRLRRLEEKADVLREDLKSSSAGIDRYLEEWRRFSLESLEREIAWLKDMITTEGKNK; from the coding sequence ATGCGTTCACGCTCAGAATCTCTCGAGTTCGCCCTCCTGGGCCTTCTGGAAGAGGGTCCTTTGCATGGATACGAGCTTCGCAAGAGGCTGATGGCAATCTTCGGCCCCTTCAGAGCGCTCTCGTTCTCAGTTCTCTACCCGCAGTTGAAGAAGATGGTCATATCGGAAGTTATCGAGGCGAAGGAGATTGGCGTGACTTCACGCCGAACTCGCATCGTCTACACGATCACCAAAAAAGGGTCACAGAGATTCGAAGAGCTCAATAGCGCTGTGACTGCCGACGCTTGGGAAGATGAAGGTTTTGGCATTCGCTTCGCCTTCTTCAGCCCAACAACAACGATGAACCGCGTTCGAATTTTAGAAGGGCGACTTCGTCGCTTGGAAGAAAAAGCAGATGTACTGCGTGAAGACCTCAAGAGTTCTTCAGCAGGAATTGATAGATACCTCGAGGAGTGGCGCCGCTTCTCTCTCGAGTCGCTAGAGCGCGAGATCGCCTGGCTTAAAGACATGATCACAACCGAGGGGAAGAATAAGTGA
- a CDS encoding LuxR C-terminal-related transcriptional regulator codes for MARDITITSRELSPFEQLVLGLLCEGKTNIAIARETNHTEKVIENTISRSAKVFGITSDGDTNIRVLLALAFRTHYGDAAFDRLGVPCAHFEVDGQGKGLCNREIH; via the coding sequence ATGGCTAGAGATATCACAATCACAAGTAGAGAACTATCGCCCTTTGAACAATTGGTGCTGGGTTTACTCTGCGAAGGTAAAACAAATATCGCTATTGCCCGCGAAACCAACCACACTGAAAAGGTAATCGAAAATACAATTAGTCGTTCTGCCAAAGTTTTTGGAATTACATCCGACGGGGATACAAATATCCGTGTTCTTCTGGCGCTAGCTTTTCGTACCCATTACGGTGATGCCGCTTTCGATCGACTGGGCGTACCTTGTGCTCACTTTGAGGTAGATGGCCAAGGTAAAGGTCTCTGTAACCGCGAAATTCATTGA
- a CDS encoding SDR family oxidoreductase, with amino-acid sequence MSLQGKRIFITGGSRGIGLAIALRAAQDGALVAIAAKTSDPNPKLPGTIHTAADEIRAAGGTALPIQCDLRDENQIAEAVALAAKEFGGIDILINNASAINLTRTEDTPAKRFDLMFDVNVRGTFLTSQAAIPHLRESAEAGRNPHILTLSPPLSMKPKWFKNHVAYTMAKYGMSMCVLGMSEEFKRDGIAVNALWPRTAIDTAALQMIPGVDTAACRTPEILSDSAYIILNRNSKECTGNFFVDDEVLASEGITDLEKYSVVPGTKDFLLDFFLD; translated from the coding sequence ATGTCACTTCAAGGTAAGCGCATCTTCATCACAGGGGGATCTCGCGGAATCGGCTTGGCAATTGCACTTCGCGCCGCCCAAGATGGTGCATTAGTCGCCATTGCTGCAAAGACTTCTGATCCCAACCCAAAGCTGCCCGGAACTATCCATACAGCAGCGGATGAAATCCGTGCAGCTGGTGGAACGGCTCTACCTATTCAATGTGATTTGCGTGATGAGAATCAGATTGCCGAGGCAGTAGCCCTAGCGGCTAAAGAGTTCGGTGGAATCGATATTCTGATAAATAACGCTAGCGCTATCAACTTAACGCGCACCGAAGATACGCCTGCAAAGCGATTTGATCTCATGTTTGATGTCAACGTTCGCGGAACTTTTCTTACTTCTCAGGCTGCAATCCCACACTTGCGCGAATCAGCCGAGGCTGGACGAAACCCACATATTTTGACTCTGTCACCTCCACTTTCCATGAAACCAAAGTGGTTTAAGAACCACGTTGCATACACAATGGCTAAGTATGGAATGAGCATGTGCGTTCTCGGAATGTCAGAAGAATTCAAGCGTGATGGGATTGCCGTCAATGCCCTCTGGCCACGCACGGCAATCGATACCGCTGCGCTGCAGATGATCCCGGGCGTGGATACAGCTGCTTGCCGAACACCAGAAATTTTGTCAGATAGTGCCTACATCATCCTCAATCGAAATTCTAAGGAGTGCACCGGAAACTTCTTTGTTGACGATGAAGTTCTGGCCTCAGAAGGCATCACAGATCTTGAGAAGTATTCGGTAGTCCCTGGAACTAAAGATTTCTTGCTCGATTTCTTCCTTGATTAA
- a CDS encoding inositol-3-phosphate synthase yields MNIKTQEGDIRVAIVGVGNCANSLVQGVTYYKDAALDQEIPGLMHAVVGGYHINSIKFVAAFDVDAKKVGLDLADAIWASENNTIKFSDVAKTGVPVQRGVTHDGLGKYYKETIQESTESPVDVVAALKEEQVDVLICYLPVGSEDAAKFYAQCAIDAGCAFVNALPVFIASDPVWAKKFEDAGLPIVGDDIKSQVGATITHRIMAKLFQDRGVHLDRTYQLNVGGNMDFKNMLERDRLESKKISKTNSVTSQLDHDMGAKNVHIGPSDYIPWLDDRKWAYVRLEGRAFGDVPLNLEYKLEVWDSPNSAGVIIDALRCAKIGLDRKIGGALLSPSSYFMKTPPVQYTDEQAHTKVEDFISGKLDR; encoded by the coding sequence GTGAATATCAAGACTCAAGAAGGCGACATCCGTGTAGCGATTGTTGGCGTTGGCAACTGCGCAAACTCACTCGTACAGGGAGTTACCTATTACAAGGATGCAGCCCTCGATCAAGAGATTCCAGGACTTATGCATGCCGTAGTCGGCGGGTATCACATCAACAGCATCAAGTTTGTTGCGGCTTTCGATGTCGATGCAAAGAAGGTCGGCTTAGATCTTGCGGATGCAATCTGGGCAAGTGAAAACAACACCATTAAGTTCTCTGATGTTGCGAAGACAGGTGTTCCTGTTCAGCGTGGAGTTACTCATGATGGACTTGGAAAGTATTACAAAGAGACAATTCAAGAATCAACCGAGAGCCCTGTAGATGTTGTTGCCGCTCTTAAGGAAGAACAAGTAGATGTTCTTATCTGTTACCTACCAGTTGGTTCAGAAGATGCCGCGAAGTTCTATGCACAATGTGCAATTGATGCGGGATGTGCCTTCGTTAATGCGCTTCCAGTCTTTATTGCATCCGACCCAGTCTGGGCAAAGAAGTTTGAGGATGCGGGTCTTCCTATCGTTGGCGATGACATCAAGAGCCAAGTTGGCGCGACCATCACACACCGCATCATGGCGAAGTTATTCCAGGATCGCGGCGTTCATCTCGATCGCACCTATCAGCTCAACGTAGGTGGAAATATGGACTTTAAGAATATGCTCGAACGCGATCGCCTCGAATCTAAGAAGATTTCAAAGACCAACTCCGTTACTTCACAGCTTGATCACGACATGGGTGCGAAGAACGTTCACATTGGGCCATCTGATTACATTCCATGGCTAGATGATCGAAAGTGGGCATATGTACGTCTTGAAGGTCGAGCCTTTGGTGATGTGCCTTTAAACCTCGAATACAAGCTAGAAGTATGGGATTCACCAAACTCAGCGGGTGTCATCATCGATGCACTCCGTTGCGCAAAGATCGGTTTAGATCGCAAGATTGGGGGAGCGCTGCTCTCACCATCTTCGTACTTCATGAAGACTCCACCGGTGCAGTACACCGATGAACAAGCCCATACGAAGGTGGAAGATTTCATCTCAGGAAAGCTCGATCGATAA
- a CDS encoding MFS transporter: MSAVANRIQHMRSVVIPTDPAKRTMSLSTLINTFGNGLFMTIEVIYFTLIVGLSPTKVALALSIAGGVALSVSVPAGHISDRFGPRDIAALAMILEGLLMFALLSVHTYLPFLLVNIGMGILGNISQTMRMATIAKLGEGEERVAIRAYQRAITNFGISLGTVFAGIALAVNTPLGYQLMLAGDAVTFILAGVVFRKMPYMEPTVERGEPISFQALRDKRFVAATALNAINSLHFVLQSVAIPLWVVRETTAPRWWVSVIMMVNTIAVMLFQVAASKGSGPIFAGAKLYRRASLAIAIACILYSTSHGVSAITASALLVLASAVHVYGELIGSAGSWSIGFGLADEKHQGQYQGVWSLSWGLGGTLGPAFVTLMAITLGQEGWFIMAGIFLINGILMHKLVTRSWISTPA, translated from the coding sequence ATGTCAGCGGTCGCCAATCGGATTCAGCACATGAGGTCAGTCGTTATTCCAACTGATCCGGCGAAGCGAACAATGAGTTTATCCACGCTCATTAATACATTTGGTAACGGACTATTTATGACAATTGAAGTCATTTACTTCACTCTGATTGTCGGACTCTCTCCTACAAAAGTTGCTCTCGCTCTCTCTATCGCCGGGGGCGTTGCGCTTTCTGTAAGCGTTCCTGCTGGTCATATTTCCGATCGCTTTGGTCCTCGCGATATTGCAGCCCTTGCGATGATTCTCGAAGGCTTGCTCATGTTTGCCCTTCTGTCAGTACATACCTATCTACCGTTTTTACTGGTCAATATAGGCATGGGAATACTTGGAAATATCTCCCAAACGATGCGAATGGCAACCATCGCAAAACTAGGAGAAGGCGAAGAGCGAGTAGCAATCCGTGCTTATCAACGCGCAATTACCAACTTCGGAATTTCACTCGGCACTGTCTTTGCAGGAATTGCGCTTGCGGTTAATACGCCGCTCGGTTATCAGTTGATGCTTGCAGGGGATGCGGTGACCTTCATTCTTGCGGGAGTTGTCTTTCGCAAGATGCCCTACATGGAGCCAACGGTTGAACGAGGCGAACCGATTTCTTTCCAGGCTCTTCGCGATAAGCGATTTGTTGCAGCCACTGCACTCAATGCCATCAACTCGTTGCACTTTGTATTGCAATCTGTAGCTATTCCTTTGTGGGTTGTGCGAGAAACGACTGCGCCACGGTGGTGGGTATCTGTGATCATGATGGTCAACACCATCGCAGTGATGCTCTTTCAAGTGGCCGCAAGTAAAGGTAGCGGGCCGATATTTGCTGGCGCGAAGCTATATAGGCGGGCAAGCTTGGCGATTGCGATCGCCTGCATTCTCTATTCGACATCACACGGAGTCAGTGCGATAACTGCAAGCGCACTTCTTGTTTTGGCATCAGCTGTTCACGTTTATGGCGAACTCATCGGGTCAGCGGGATCTTGGAGTATCGGTTTTGGGTTAGCTGATGAAAAACATCAAGGGCAATATCAAGGAGTCTGGTCGCTCAGCTGGGGACTAGGAGGAACTCTTGGCCCTGCTTTTGTAACGCTGATGGCAATTACCTTGGGTCAAGAAGGATGGTTCATCATGGCTGGAATATTCCTGATTAACGGAATTCTGATGCACAAGCTTGTAACTCGTTCTTGGATTTCAACTCCGGCCTAA
- a CDS encoding Na+/H+ antiporter NhaA, which translates to MVSEALTFLFFLLIGLEIREGLQRPKDALLPAISALGGMLFPALIFFALIPDSQAWAVAMPTDVALAIGALSILGKRVNPAVRLFLLTLAVADDFFSLVVIGVFFSDDLHLASAIYTLGAASIGFLLPMRHRLIAFLSPFATFVIIPVYISINLLTKLDFSMVTEEISVAIVFARVLGKVLGITLFAYLLTRFTTIRLPESLSLKEVVGVGFLAGMGLTVSIVIAEITLDSPSELAQVRMGLFLAAIASGLLGVLWLKRFHVAQ; encoded by the coding sequence ATGGTTTCAGAGGCATTGACCTTTCTTTTCTTTCTATTAATCGGTCTTGAGATTCGTGAGGGACTGCAGAGACCGAAAGATGCCCTTCTCCCCGCAATTTCTGCACTAGGTGGAATGTTGTTCCCGGCTCTAATATTTTTTGCTTTAATCCCAGATTCACAAGCATGGGCCGTAGCAATGCCTACAGATGTCGCACTGGCTATCGGGGCACTGAGCATTCTCGGAAAGCGTGTAAATCCCGCCGTTCGCCTCTTTCTACTCACACTTGCCGTTGCTGATGATTTCTTCTCCCTCGTTGTTATAGGAGTGTTTTTTAGCGATGACCTCCACCTCGCAAGCGCCATTTACACACTTGGCGCAGCCTCTATCGGATTCCTGCTGCCTATGCGGCATCGACTCATAGCGTTTCTTTCACCTTTTGCGACCTTTGTAATCATTCCCGTCTATATCTCCATCAACCTTTTGACGAAACTAGATTTTTCTATGGTTACCGAAGAAATTTCGGTTGCCATCGTTTTTGCGCGAGTACTTGGCAAAGTTCTAGGAATCACACTTTTTGCTTACCTATTGACACGGTTTACAACAATCCGTCTTCCCGAATCTCTGAGCCTCAAGGAAGTTGTCGGTGTCGGATTTCTAGCGGGCATGGGTCTGACAGTTTCAATCGTGATTGCAGAAATAACTCTTGATTCACCATCAGAGCTTGCGCAAGTCAGAATGGGGCTTTTCCTTGCAGCGATTGCTTCAGGACTTCTTGGAGTTCTGTGGCTTAAACGTTTTCATGTCGCGCAATAG